GCCAGTGAGCCTGGTCGACGGCCAGGTGACGGTTGACTCGGGCTCGGTTCGCGCCCGTGAGCCGGGCGGCGTGCTGCAGTATCGGTCCGAGCGGCTCAGCGAGCTGGGGCGAAGCAACCTGGGCATGCGCGAGCTGGCAGTGGCACTGGATGACTTCCGCTACAGCGTGCTATCGAGTGAGCTTGACTACGGCGAGGACGGTATGCTCATACTCGGTCTGCGTCTGGAGGGCAATAATCCGGATCTGCAGAACGGCCGGCCGGTACACCTCAATATCAATCTCGAGGAAAACATCCCGGCGCTGCTCGCCAGCCTGCAGCTCAGCGGTCAGGTCAGCGACATCATTCAGAAGCGGGTTCAGGAGCGGCTGTTGCGGCAGCGGCTCGTCCAGTAGAAGGAGAGTGGCGCATGCGATGGCGCGTCTTGTCGGTCGCGGTTCTGGTGTGGGGAATAACGGCCTGCACCCCGACGGTAAGGGTTGCGGCTCCCAGCGAGCCGATCAACATCAACCTGAATGTGAAGATTCAGCACGAAATCTATATCAAGGTCGATCGTCAGCTGGACGAGATTTTCAACGAATCCAGCGGCCTGTTCTGAGGGAAAACGCATGCGTATGACGTTTCGTATCGGCGGGCTTGTGCTCGCCCTCCTGCTCAGTGTTTCTGCCTGGGCCAT
Above is a window of Halopseudomonas nanhaiensis DNA encoding:
- a CDS encoding YnbE family lipoprotein, which gives rise to MRWRVLSVAVLVWGITACTPTVRVAAPSEPININLNVKIQHEIYIKVDRQLDEIFNESSGLF